Proteins encoded together in one Candidatus Poribacteria bacterium window:
- the hemL gene encoding glutamate-1-semialdehyde 2,1-aminomutase, whose translation MESSKSLAAWQKSQQLIPGGVNSPVRNFSKVGGHPRFIERGEGSKIYDIDGNEYIDYVASWGPLVLGHAHPSVIEAISAVAANGTSFGAPTTRETELAEIIVNAVPSIEQVRLVNSGTEATMSAIRVARGYTGRDKILKIDSCYHGHVDYLLAKAGSGVATFGLSDSGGVPEDFARNTLTVPFNNPDAVREAIEANPDEIACLILEPIMGNMGIIPPREGYLNQLREITEEHGIVLIFDEVITGFRVAYGGAQSYYNVTPDMTCLGKIIGGGLPVGAYGGKRDIMRCVAPEGDVYQAGTLSGNPLAVTAGITTLKKLAEPAVYEQLENRAAALAEGLAAATQKHSIDAWHSRVGSMLMLYFTSETVTDADGARTADTERFQRYFWGLLERGIYVAPSQFEAGFVSLVHSEEDINNTVEAATQTLANL comes from the coding sequence TTGGAGAGCAGTAAATCCTTAGCCGCATGGCAAAAATCACAACAACTCATTCCGGGTGGGGTTAACAGCCCTGTCCGAAATTTCAGTAAAGTCGGCGGACACCCCCGTTTCATCGAACGTGGTGAAGGCTCGAAAATCTACGACATTGATGGAAACGAATATATTGATTACGTTGCCTCTTGGGGTCCCTTGGTTTTGGGACACGCGCACCCGAGCGTCATAGAGGCAATCAGTGCGGTGGCGGCGAACGGCACGAGTTTTGGCGCGCCGACGACACGAGAGACAGAACTCGCTGAAATCATTGTCAACGCCGTGCCTTCGATTGAACAAGTGCGACTCGTCAATTCCGGTACCGAAGCAACCATGAGTGCAATCCGTGTTGCACGCGGGTATACCGGTCGCGATAAAATCCTCAAAATCGACAGTTGCTACCACGGTCACGTGGATTATCTATTAGCGAAAGCTGGATCCGGTGTCGCAACGTTTGGGCTTTCCGATAGCGGCGGTGTCCCGGAAGATTTCGCACGTAATACACTCACGGTCCCCTTCAATAATCCCGATGCCGTCCGTGAAGCGATAGAAGCCAACCCTGACGAAATTGCCTGTCTCATTCTCGAACCGATTATGGGCAATATGGGCATCATCCCACCGCGTGAGGGGTATCTCAATCAACTCCGTGAAATCACTGAAGAACACGGTATTGTGCTTATTTTTGACGAGGTCATCACCGGTTTTCGAGTGGCTTATGGGGGTGCGCAATCCTACTATAACGTCACACCGGACATGACCTGTTTAGGGAAGATTATCGGTGGCGGATTGCCTGTTGGTGCTTATGGCGGGAAACGGGACATCATGCGGTGCGTTGCCCCGGAAGGCGATGTTTATCAGGCGGGGACACTGTCCGGTAATCCGTTAGCTGTAACAGCGGGTATAACAACGCTGAAAAAACTCGCTGAACCGGCGGTTTATGAACAACTTGAGAACCGTGCGGCTGCCCTTGCGGAGGGTCTCGCTGCGGCAACCCAAAAACACAGTATTGACGCTTGGCACAGTCGCGTCGGTTCAATGCTGATGCTCTACTTTACGTCAGAAACTGTAACGGATGCTGATGGCGCACGCACAGCGGATACTGAACGCTTCCAACGATACTTCTGGGGACTTCTGGAACGCGGTATCTATGTCGCACCCTCCCAATTTGAGGCAGGATTTGTCTCTTTAGTTCACTCTGAAGAGGACATCAATAACACCGTTGAAGCCGCAACACAGACATTGGCAAATCTCTAA
- the hemB gene encoding porphobilinogen synthase — MSIFPVYRPRRLRANENLRRLIRETALSANDLIYPMFVVHGHNTATEISAMPGCYQYSVDTLVIAAKELASLGIPGTILFGIPEAKDPLGSEAYADDGIIQQAVRAIKDAVPDLLVMTDVCLCEYTDHGHCGVVEAGEVQNDPTLELLVKESLSHARAGADVIAPSDMMDGRVGAIREALDENGYENIPIMAYSAKYASAFYGPFREAAESTPQFGDRRAYQMDPANAEEALREVALDIQEGADILMVKPALSYLDVIHRVKTEFQVPVAAYNVSGEYAMVKAAAQNGWIDEERVALEVLNSIKRAGADIILTYFAKSVVEWLQN, encoded by the coding sequence ATGAGCATTTTCCCTGTCTATCGTCCGAGGCGACTTCGCGCAAATGAGAACTTGCGACGATTGATTCGCGAGACCGCGCTCTCTGCGAATGACCTCATCTACCCAATGTTTGTCGTCCACGGACATAACACCGCAACCGAAATTTCCGCCATGCCTGGGTGCTACCAATACTCGGTTGACACCCTCGTCATCGCCGCGAAAGAACTCGCATCGCTCGGGATTCCCGGAACAATTCTGTTCGGCATCCCAGAGGCAAAAGACCCTCTCGGTTCTGAGGCATACGCCGACGATGGAATCATTCAACAAGCGGTTCGAGCCATCAAAGATGCTGTCCCCGATCTGCTTGTCATGACCGATGTTTGTCTCTGCGAATACACCGATCACGGACATTGCGGTGTTGTTGAAGCCGGTGAAGTGCAAAACGATCCGACACTGGAACTCCTCGTCAAGGAGAGCCTGTCGCATGCCCGTGCCGGTGCCGATGTTATCGCACCGTCCGATATGATGGATGGTCGCGTCGGCGCGATTCGTGAGGCGTTAGACGAAAACGGTTACGAAAACATACCGATTATGGCATATTCTGCCAAATACGCCTCTGCCTTCTACGGACCGTTTCGAGAAGCGGCGGAATCGACCCCTCAATTTGGTGATCGACGCGCGTATCAGATGGATCCAGCTAATGCAGAAGAGGCGTTACGCGAAGTCGCATTGGATATACAAGAAGGCGCGGATATTCTCATGGTAAAACCTGCCCTCTCCTACCTCGATGTTATCCATCGGGTCAAAACAGAATTTCAGGTGCCTGTCGCGGCTTACAACGTCAGCGGTGAATACGCCATGGTGAAAGCCGCTGCACAAAACGGTTGGATCGACGAAGAACGGGTCGCATTGGAGGTGCTCAACAGCATCAAACGCGCAGGTGCGGACATAATTTTAACCTACTTTGCGAAGTCCGTTGTGGAATGGTTGCAAAACTAA